The nucleotide window AAGAATCATCGATCACCTCAATTTGACTCTGAAGGAATCTGATGTAACCAATAGCTTCTAACAAGACAGAGGCTGTGTCAGTCTGAAAAAGTGAAATATACCATACCACTGTCATATTCCTAGTCACCACTTTCTATATATAATGCAATAAATTAAGTAAACTTTTTCCACCTCTAAAATATCATGCAGAAAAATAGAAGATAGAAATAGAAAAATCTAAcgatttttttacttataaataacAATACATTATTAAGAAATTAaactaacaacaaaaaaaagttagagattaaaaatataaaattctttTCTAATTAATTTTCTCCTCAAATGTAGTAGTAGATGATAAATTAAATGGTTTTGTTAACGAATGTTCTTGAGGTAGTCTTTAAGCATTGCAAAtcaagaaattatttttaagaaaattcaattattttaatttttaatgcaaGAACTAGTCATATCTTCACAAAAACATACTATTTAAGACCCTTAAATAGTGTTCCAAGAACACTCattaacattttcttaaattaaatagcaattttattttatgtctctaacttttattgataatttttttctctaacaGTGATGGTAAATAAATTTTTACCGGTGCTTAGGGTTACAACTATTCCCTCTATTCCATTTTAGTTTGTGATTGttgtaaaataacaattattgtcactttaatttataacaattttattttctttttccctcaagaaaacaattttattttcttttaaagtgTTTTTGTTCCCTATTTTGGATTTAGTGGGGATTAGaaacttttattataaaatattctgtataaagaaaattaaaatgttaatgCCTTTCTATTAAAAAGCATATAATAAATTTCTTATTGAATAAACTAGGATTAATTAATTACCTTTCCAAATGGGGAAACAATCTGATGAAGTGCAGTAATTCTGTCACCTAACTTCTCCTTCCTAACCTGAAATTGAGAACAAGATATCATGAAAACGTGTAGGACAAGTGCACATGCTAAAAAGTTGgctatattttgttgttgtattaggctcattttgattcttttttctttctttctatgaTAGCAAATTGATGAAACAAAGTAGATAAAGAATAATTGCAATTGAGAATTGGACAAACCAAGAAAGACAATAGTTACTCCCCACATGGTATTTGtgtgtttgtatgcatgaaagAGAGTTAAGGAGTTGGAAGTTTCTCCATGGAAGTTTGCATTATACCTTGAAAGTAGCTTGAGTTGTAGATTGTTGAACCCTAGCTTTTTTCATTGCCCCACCAGATGCAGTGCTGTTACACTTGtagaatgaaagaaattttggttaattaatatttaaattcttACTTAgtttccaaaaataataaagtaatttAAATCTATATTTCATAAgaattaatgtaaaaaaatatattgatgtcGCGACACAGATCACGGTGTTGCTACGAAAAAATTTGAATGAACGGCTGAAATATGTCTAATTATGTCTCTAAAGAAGATAATAGAAACAAGTTTACCAAGCTTTTTCCCCACAATACATGAAGAAATTTTtgccaaaaaaagaagaagaaattagaaTGAAAGATCCCCTTATGATTTTTGGCTACTCTTGCCTTCACAATtgcatatataattttatattggaaataaaaatattatttttaattaaatattgtaaaACATGGTAAAGTTGTTTAAAGGTGCTAATATTGGTAAAGTTTCTTGAAAAGTGAGTTTAATTTGTGTAACTCATTGACCAAGAAAAAAAAGGTAACTAGAATTCATAAAAAGTCTAGCCATGGAACCTTAATGAAGAAGCTTTTTCATAATCAACGTTGATTATTAAGATATCTATTCTCTTACATACCTCAGAAGATCGATCTAGTGGTGGATGCCTCACATCTATATTACTATTGTTGTTAGTGAAATccaacatgttgttgttgttgttgaaactTGTCACACATGAATTAAGTTCTTCATTTCCATGTCCATATGCATAGCTATTTCCTGAGTTTTCTTGTTTAACATCAACAAGAGAAGCATTTGGAGCTTGACTTATTAgcatttgattttgaaattggtTCATACCAATCTTATCTTCCTCCCCCACAATTCCACCCCTTCAATTTAgccaaaaacaattaattagATTTTGATCCTTCCTAATTAACCAAACATATACGTATGAATTTCAATTATTTGAAACTTCAACATAGATCTATTTATCAAAGAACAGAAAAGATTTTCCAGCTCAGTTGTAGCAAAATGGAGTAGAGGGAATCACAATACGAAATACACAAACATGCATGTATAATGTTCACCATAATGGTTATTGAACAAGTCTATATccatattatagaaaaaataataatcagtTACAAAAATTagtcataaaaaaattggaattctCCTCTAATTCTTTTGTCACTAAATTTAGTGACTTTGACAGattttgagatatttttcattctctttctcTAAATTCTCTTCACTAATTTAGTAGTGATTGttgtcccttaaaaaaaaatagtgattgttgtgtgtgtgtgtgtgtgtgtgagagagagagagagagagagagagagagagagagagagagagagagagagagggagagagagataCATGAGTTGTTGACTCCATGGTTCGGGAAGCTCTTGATGATTTTCATGCCatgaagaaaaaggaagaaaagatGAAGTTGGTGCATAATTAGGGTTGAGAAAGTTAGAAGGAGATGAAAATAAAGGAGGAGGTTGTGGAGATGGTGGCCTCATGTTATTGATGTTCCACCAATTAGGGTTACTAGCCATCATTTGTTGCACTGGAGAGCTTTGAACAACACCTCTATTCATGCCTATAGCTTATTCAACcctttatgaattttgttttaaaggaagaagaaggataaaaatagagatttttttcctttctcttttctcCCTTTCTTTCTTGATGTTCTTGCCTAAACAATGTCTTTGTAGAAACTTTGAGAGGTCTTATTGAGGTTGATTAAGTAGGGGAAGCACCACACCCTTTGGTTGGACttatttttgaaagagtttGAATAATAATCATGGAGTTTTGAGAACCTTTTGTCTTTGTTTACTatcttttcttcctttctttattgctttacttttcttttgttttactttCGTGTTATCTCTTTTCTTCAATTGCTTTTATTATTTCCTCCGATTACTTTTGCTTTATCTTAAAGCGTGTGACATATAAAAGGTAACAAACAATTCCCATAATTATAAAATTACCTATGTGTGGCTATATATGTGTCTATATATTTCTAAAGAAAATGTGTATCTACATTGTattgaaagaataattttacaattttatagaCATGAAATAAACAACTAACATATTGCATTTCCATATCTCTTTAAGGCCACTTATTAGCATTTGGCATACATATGactttaattttgatatgttgTCATGTTTTACACTAAGAACCTCTTGAAAATGTGCCCTAATATTAGGGATTTTCAACTTCGAGAGCATGTGATTTGAATTAGGGCTTTGTGTGATTCAAATCAAGATAAAAAATGAGTTTATGTTGGTTTCTACCCTCTGTAATTCAAATTAGGTTGTTGAGTAATTTGAATTAGACTGTTAGATTCACCGGTTGTGCCGCTTTTAAACATGTGGCAAGATTTGTTCCATCAGGGTGTGCGAGGCGCACTAGGTTGTGCAAGGGGTACAAAATGCAGGTGAAAACTCCAACTTTCAGCCCTTCAAGGCACGTAGGGCGTGTGGATGTGTGTGTGGGGCGCACATACCAatatgttttcctttttttctttctttctcttcattCTTCATGGATATATAATTGGTCTTTGATATGCGTTTGGGGACTTAGGACAAAATTCGCCCAAGTTGTGGACTTCAAAACCTTTACTCTGCTTGGTTTTTATGCTTCCATAACTTCTATGACGTGTTTTCTGATTAGATCAACCCGATGGACTATACTAAAAAGACCATGATacctatagattttttttttttatggaatgaTACCTATATAGAATTGCCTCGTTAGAAAAtcataagcatttttttttgcatttatatttatatattttggaaTATGATCGATAGTGTCTCACTCTTTAACACACACATTCCAACGTACTCTTTTAtcggttaaaattcacatgggtcCCACCAAATAATATGAATCACAATTTCGTAGAACCTATATGAATTTCGACCAATAAAAAATGTGTGTTAGAAAGTGTGTCTCACGTTTATGAATTGCTATCATTATAATTTTGGtgcaattatttttcttttatttataccctttatttaaactattttatttacaattttatctattttataaTAGTGTAAAATAAGTTTTATGTCCTTATAAATACAACgagttttgttttagtcctcGCCATATATGGATAACTTTGAGGGTGTCACATGAACGTTTTAAACAGGGTAATTAAAAATTGGACGAAAATGACAAACTTATGTTGACATCGGTATCAGATCAACTTGAAATTTTGCAAACGTAGGGGACTAACTTTAAACCTAAAATAAAGGTAATTAAGAGATCAAACATGCAAACTAACCTACAATTGAATAAAGTAAAAAGCAACGAATTGGCACGTTAGTGTCCATGTGTCTTTCTTTCC belongs to Medicago truncatula cultivar Jemalong A17 chromosome 6, MtrunA17r5.0-ANR, whole genome shotgun sequence and includes:
- the LOC25497378 gene encoding transcription factor bHLH68, whose amino-acid sequence is MNRGVVQSSPVQQMMASNPNWWNINNMRPPSPQPPPLFSSPSNFLNPNYAPTSSFLPFSSWHENHQELPEPWSQQLMGGIVGEEDKIGMNQFQNQMLISQAPNASLVDVKQENSGNSYAYGHGNEELNSCVTSFNNNNNMLDFTNNNSNIDVRHPPLDRSSECNSTASGGAMKKARVQQSTTQATFKVRKEKLGDRITALHQIVSPFGKTDTASVLLEAIGYIRFLQSQIEALSLPYLSNGSGNTRQPQSIQGENNCLFPEDPGQLLNENGLKRKAAEEVSQEEPKKDLKSRGLCLVPVSCTLQVGNDNGADYWAPALGGGFR